Genomic segment of Engraulis encrasicolus isolate BLACKSEA-1 unplaced genomic scaffold, IST_EnEncr_1.0 scaffold_1842_np1212, whole genome shotgun sequence:
CAGATGTGCTACATACGTATGAGTCACAAGAGTTTCACTGATGATCCATCTCCCAAcccaaacccagggtagagtgtgtgagagaatgtggtcTGGACTTTGTGCAGGAGTGTCATCATGGtgtcagagatgctgtagaaggcccaGAAGTCCGCCCTTGGCTCCGTACATGtggtccacatacactcctactctggagctggccactagagggaggtcAGTTTGTTTATTATTGTGGGAGACAAAGGTCTCAACAGTGCTAGCACTAAATCGCCTAGACTGATTATTGTTTCCAAACCAGCAGtcatcttgctctcctctcctgctgatgGTTTTATATGCCACAGCTATATTAACCCACTCCTCACCACTCCACTCAACttcccagtagcagcgtccagacacaccctctctacacagcacctgccaTTCTTCCTCAAATCTCTCTGGATGATCTGGATATAACTGGGGGGgcccaactctcctctccaccttcctgttcccctcagacataTGGAGACTTCTGTTTGCAGTGTTTGGATCCAGGGTTAAATTGCAGTAATCTAAGAGaatagagaaaatagagagaagagagaaaagatatATTGTGGATCTAATGAAAGTTATCTATGTACAGATcagt
This window contains:
- the LOC134442615 gene encoding stonustoxin subunit beta-like → MSGVQAVVTEPVTREDFLQYYCNLTLDPNTANRSLHMSEGNRKVERRVGPPQLYPDHPERFEEEWQVLCREGVSGRCYWEVEWSGEEWVNIAVAYKTISRRGEQDDCWFGNNNQSRRFSASTVETFVSHNNKQTDLPLVASSRVGVYVDHMYGAKGGLLGLLQHL